DNA sequence from the Cydia fagiglandana chromosome 12, ilCydFagi1.1, whole genome shotgun sequence genome:
AAAAATTACCGATAGAACTCGATAGCAAATATTcaaggctataaccgcgaaaatcgaagttcgcaaattgcggggatttttctctgtcagtctgattacgccttcgttggagtaaaagagaaagatccccgcaatttgcgaatttcggttttcgcggtagccgctcaaaTCGCATGGGATTGTTGACAATACATTGAGGCATTTGTTTGATTCGTGAATTCGTTGCTCCTACATAGCCAGCAATTATCTAAAATCGCATGTCATTTGTTGCTACGTCTGCAGAAGCCTTTAGCCCTTTAGCCAAAGCAATTGCAAAACGCAATGTTTCTCTTGTCtttctgtcactgtcaatttttgaCTTTTGTCGTTGTCGTTTACTTGTCAAAAGCAGTCAGTGAAACTAACGCAAAATGTCCTGCAGTGCAGTGGCCAGGAAACAGGATCTGCCTCCTCCGGGGGGCTACAAGCCCATCCCCTTCAAGAGGATCCCGGCCAAGCAATTCTTCAGCGGTCAGTTCTCGTTATCTTTAATTGTTTTGGTCAATTAAACGTATTATGTAACTTAGTAGAGGTTAGGTCAGTTTGTTATTTTGGTTTATCTATCGGATAAATAAGGATAGTTTAAGTGATATCACCATTACTGTGATATTCAAAACGTTACAAATTACTTATTGTAAAAATAGAAAAGTTATGAGCATCTACAGGCCTACTGCTAGTCACTTtaacttattaatcttattatagGGATTTAAGTTCTAACTTTTGTCCTAGTTCTGAATGATTCCTCTGAGTGAATGTGGgggatttattttataatataatacaagCTAGAAAAATATGGAATACTACTATAAATCAATATTTTgatctattttaagtaaatattttttgttgtatCAGAATCAACCTTGAAACAGTATTATACCATGCTCCATTAATTGTACATTTTACCAGTGGGAGGCACTCCTGACTttgggcaaactcggctccattcggctcagcattgctccgaccAATTATAAGGGTTGGCCCCACTTGACATCCTTTTGCGGCGCAGCCACAGAtaagacttgaattttgacaaccctaaatagttgAAAAGGATAGTGCCATTACTTAGAAAGGGATATTATGATTTGACCCTGAattgctgtcaaacttcggttttgtaggaagtgtcctttctgtacgggagtactattacttattctgtggttaaaGCCAATAATTATAATAGCAATAATAACGTTTCAGGATATGCCATGTTTGCTGGCTTCATCGGCATGACCACCGGCGCCTTATACCTGCACTACCTGAACTACAAGTGGGTGAAGAAGCACGAGATTGAGATGCGCTCAGCCAAGATGGCCATCTACCCGATGCTGCTCGCCGAGCGGGACCGCGAGTACTTGAAGCAGCTCCGGAGGAACAGGGATGCAGAGGCGGAGCTGATGAAGGATGTGCCTGGATGGGAGGTTGGtgacctatagtctgtatctttagatgtttaaaaaagagtacactaaatctaccctcaaattgcTTCTTAATCCAGTTGAGGGCAGATGAagagatgaaaacattacatgatcaaataacgTAGGTGACAGTAAGTTCGTTCACTGACAGATTCAGGTGgtttttgtatttggtcggttaatcaataaatgttataactacccgaatatgtacaaattatttgtttacttttattaagtacctaaagatacagagtatagtttaagctctcttaaaaaatatgtttgaattGATTAGCTATTACTCCAGTTTTAATGTAATCTTTGGCCTAAATCTCAACAGATTACCTTTTTTAAGAAAgcaattacaaataaaataagacTGGACCCAACGATCATCAGAAAATGAGGAAGATTTAAATCACATTAATGTGATTTTTAACTTGACTCTCCATATATAGATACactgatataattatgtatagatAGATTGTCTCTCTCTTTTTGACTTGtccatagagtctgtgcggaaagagacgagtcgtagaatgtatgggatCCCTTACATTCCATGACTCTTTTCTTTCTGTACAGACTATAATTTATATGCCAACATCATCATAAGTACTAAATAGAAAATACAAACCTCACTTCAAGACATCTTCAAGCTTCAAGACATACCTACCTTATTTCAGGTCGGGACTTACTATGGCGAGAAGGTATACAAGCTCCTGCCCCCGGACACGCTCGTAGAACCCATCTTCCACGAGTACTACGTCCACACGGACCCCATCGCGTGGTACCAGCGTGCCTACATCAAGCTAATGAGCTAAACGGACCACTGTTCACATGAGGGACTATAGGCCAATTAGATCCACACTTGCTATCGGGCCTGAGTAAAAATAGTTTTCCGTTTCACAGAATATCAGGACAGATTTAAATTCTTTAACAAATTTGACATCGACATTAAAGCCTGGGGAAGGACCCCCGAcaggcccgaaacatgtcgccaatagcgattaaaaattcaagtgagtgaaaccgttgttgTATATTTGACATGTAAAAATACTTTGTCTCCAATTGTCAAAAATGTTCAATGTTTGATATTTTTGCATAAGAAccatttttttacatttcaaaTATTGTTAAGATGATGGGCCAGACGGGCCTGTTTACAAGTGTGGATGTAATAGGCTCATATGGACTGAAATATGTTGCCTTTAAGATCTGTTTTTATAACCCAGGGGGCAAAATGCTACAGCACAAAATGAAAATTGAAATTTCGTTATAAGCCTCTATCACTCTTGACTATTCCAGCGATGTAGGcagataaaaaaaatttcaatGCTCATTTTTCGCGGTACTAAAATGacagtttgattttttttataccacgttaGTGAGAAACAAGCATACGGCGATGATAAAGATCACCGTAGCCTATAAACGCCTGCAGCTTCACGGGTGTGCGCTATGTTAACCCTTTTTTGAAGTCCTGACTGCCCCTCGAGAAAACCTCGGCCGgactagcacatgattggcgcgacattatctcgcggcgagatagactacccgtccctcttttgttAACATAGTTAGAAAAACAATACAAACCTCACGGGACAACGGGTAGTCTATTTTGCCGCGAGACACTGTCGCGCCAATCTTGTGCTTGGCTTAATGGAactcattccacagccggagtGTCTGCGGGGGGTAATTCTCAATTTGTCATGTCAAATTTGTAAAATCCAAACTATGGGCTACATATAACACTTTAACCTCtggcgttttgtacacatatttaattacacaaaccgCCTAGCGTTAGTCTTTccaccacagctggtgcaactcagctgaaacgtcggaattaaaggtaaaaacaatgaaattatattgcggtagacccgtttgtgtaattaaactATGGGCTATTTGGGATATTAAAAACAGAGCTTAATAACATAACTATTCTAAAGATATAATTTAATCCTGGTCCATGTTATATCTGAGAGTGTTGGAGTTAGTTCAAATGAATGGGGATGTAGATTGACTGCCACTGATTtccgtttataaaattattttattttagctgttaatttacaaataaatcaatATAAGCAGTCTTTTGAAGTTTTTTTCTGTAAATGATTTAATACAAAGGTTTGGATTTTTAGTGTCTGTTCTGAATTGGTGAAACAAAGATTCGTACTTTTGTAGGTAACTCTCGTACTCTACAAGCATAAAGTACTTTAGGGACGATTtgttcataaaataaaattcacacaatcttaacacattcattgctgACGCATTACGATTAAATAGTTTCGTGACGCGAACGCGTCTTCGGGCATTGAATGGGTTAATCTAGTCTAGCGTACGTTCCCAGGTATGTATTAAAAGTACAACATCAATTCTCTTATAGAAATAAGTAAAAGAAGGTTCTGACGGCGCAAAGATGTACTTacggtagggttgccatacgtcccggtacgccgggacatgtcctGGTTTGAAGCATGATGTCCCTGTGTCCCGGCCCATAAAcaaattgtcccggtttataaatcatagttatttagtagggggcattgagacagacagacggccggacggtcaacaaagtgatcctatatgggctccgtttttttccttttgaagtacgaaatcctaaaaatctacctactattatctcgaaaaaatttcgcgctcgcttcgctcgcgttttcatttaggtacttacattatttgtgacagtcaagttgaaatttggtacacatatattatgtcaatctataacccgaagacggacatgtaaatgtaacgtaaataaaatgaattttaaggcgctcttatactgGAGTTTTACGTTTTcaagggggtgaagcagacgcaGCGATAGAATAGGCAGGGGGGCaccccgcgcgccccgcccgcgccgcacGATTCCCGCGCAACACATCGACTTCCTTATTCTGTCGCCATCCGTATTCTGGTTTGTTAGTTCCGAATTTTTTTCCGGAAATTTATATTGAATAAGGTTTATATATtgacgaaataaataaaattgaaattgattaTAGGCTAATTCGTATTTTGattagtacctatttaataaaatttacaatggtGGATAGTATAgataattatatgtaggtacacaaTACTAGAGtattatacatagtaaaataaataatcaatcATTTCTAATCACAGTTATTTCCATGCTGTTTTATCATtcatgtagagtctgtgcggaaagagaagagtcgtggcagaaacgggaactaacattttaaattttatatggcaatcaaacctttgacacctgtcttgtaaaaagtaaacaaacttctgtcattgtatatttttattaacaaaaaccgcaagttttatgtatataatattttcaaaacacgataaaaccgtacataaaactaCAAGGAAAATTagttttaacattgttcggttttgtcagcgggaagaaaacggctaaaagccgactatcgacttacaaaaagtcgggGGACGtatttccgctattcgcgggtattgatgttgtatttaatattaaataattacctatttaataagccccctaagtaacttgtctccggtacataatcggtaagtatattcattcaaaatatattaattttcataaatatgcaggtcattcatgatctttaaaataactgacaaatagtcttgatacttgctattttatgcatatttatatataatttctttttcaggattgtgtaaaagtacctacggtatctcgaataaaagaccgccaagtaggtgatatgcaagcaTTCGTAAtttacgtgccggattcaagcacatccagttcaaatgaagatagttctatgagtgtccctggttgttctgaagctagctcaaacttaagtgacattgaatattttaattcagacttcgattacaaagaataaaactttttctaataaaatatttctttatttgtaagttcgtttactaggttctgaataaaactttttctaataaaatatttctttatttgtaggttctgttagttacgaaattatatttcatatttgacagtgacttttcggcgaagtaaaatatcgtgagatgagagaaccggacatatcccaataaggcctacctacttatgcactatttttattcatattcatatttattattaataatgtacacatacattacaagtcaagtttacaatgggtgaaatatatcccagataaaattacagttctattgcccaatttttacctgatctacccggttttaataactgttggactgcacagattaggcagtacataaatgagactctattttgtttggtactaaaattacagttgtattgggcagattcttaactagatttagcagttttgtcaatcgcactgtcactttttagtatctgagacataaaaacaagtgtgttttaaaaagaaaactagtgcctgcgctaaatcagaggattgagttgacgagccgacaccaccaccaggctccgtttagtaagccgtggtaaaaaaccggaacaaaaggggttcaagtatcatgacctttagtgtcgtactataatcacgtgaccagtgttgtcagcatagcaaaaaccataaaatagcactggcgcgccctcaaatcccacgactcttctctttccgcacagactctagtcttgtgtgatatactcgtaataagctttagaaatcgatacttttgggtttaattggcgtaaaggacattttggcgaaaatgggttatatatacagttttattcagaattccaagcgctttcgttctgTGCTGTgtagttaaaattttaatatctctttaaatgctgccaattttttattatgattttgGAAAAACACCTTAGCTCAGggggcgtaaatgaccagttaCAAATTACATAGTATAGTAAAAGTGATTGTTATAAATTGTTTTGATGTACATAAATTAAGGACTGCAGAACCGGTACGGTTTAAAAGAACCGGAATTTTCGGTACCAGGCAAAAATGGAATCGGGATTTCTCGGTATTTTCGGTACTTTCAGGACTGCCTTCAAAAATCAGTTTTTACCTCAATTTTCGGTAAAACCTAAAACGATCATGAATGTTTCTCTAAACATTAGTAGGTACAGTATATATAATAAGTACCATAGTGAAGGTACACACACTTCTTTTTACGATATGTGTCTTGAAGCCACACAATCATGCCCTCTGCTTACCATATActactaaataatataatttggtttAATCCTAAATTACATCTGATATTTCACTATGTTTATTGAAAAACATCGGCAAAAACTGAAGTGTGGCTCAGGTAATATCatcatttaatttaaatgtgtAAGCCGTTTCgtgaaattatattaattattttcgcaTGCGTTCTGTGGCAGGGATATTTTACCTACTAATAATAGAACTATCAATACAAAGAATCAAGAAGTTGTTGCGGCCATAATTAAGAATTTACCAAGGGGAGAG
Encoded proteins:
- the LOC134669373 gene encoding NADH dehydrogenase [ubiquinone] 1 alpha subcomplex subunit 13 — its product is MSCSAVARKQDLPPPGGYKPIPFKRIPAKQFFSGYAMFAGFIGMTTGALYLHYLNYKWVKKHEIEMRSAKMAIYPMLLAERDREYLKQLRRNRDAEAELMKDVPGWEVGTYYGEKVYKLLPPDTLVEPIFHEYYVHTDPIAWYQRAYIKLMS